A genomic segment from Haloarcula limicola encodes:
- a CDS encoding DUF2249 domain-containing protein, giving the protein MSSDTTLDVRDGDEEPFTRITAALSDLESDETLELVNSFEPEPLYDVLRSRGFEYETERVTDDLWRVRITRE; this is encoded by the coding sequence ATGTCTTCGGACACGACGCTCGACGTCCGCGACGGCGACGAAGAACCGTTCACTCGCATCACAGCGGCCCTGTCCGACCTCGAGAGCGACGAGACGCTCGAACTCGTCAACAGTTTCGAGCCGGAGCCGCTCTACGACGTCTTGCGCAGCCGCGGCTTCGAGTACGAGACCGAACGGGTCACCGACGACCTGTGGCGCGTCCGCATCACCCGCGAATGA
- a CDS encoding glycerophosphodiester phosphodiesterase, which yields MTRGTTYLATGVSRRNMVKTTGAMLGLTAASGTVAGRAARSRERRSRDGLHVTAHRGFRDVFPQNTVAAVEGASRLGADRIEIDVVATSDGEIVVFHDERLDDLTDGSGPVAETPAETVLDAEVLGSGETVPTLAGALEAADPNVTMNIEFKASGPLSWTEFAERVLRIASCESERFYVSSFDPDALRAVKDVSPRVDVAPIFGRNTTENLEVARELDAQAVNCSLGVLDGDLVETAHDEGREVNVWTVDTWREARAPIELGADGLIADYPNMTTFATGGPRGSGPNQ from the coding sequence ATGACGCGAGGCACAACCTATCTGGCGACGGGCGTCTCACGACGAAACATGGTCAAGACCACGGGGGCGATGCTCGGGCTGACGGCGGCGAGCGGCACTGTCGCGGGGAGGGCGGCTCGGAGTCGAGAGCGCCGGTCACGCGACGGCTTGCACGTGACGGCACACCGCGGATTCAGGGACGTGTTCCCGCAGAACACGGTCGCCGCCGTCGAGGGCGCGTCGCGGCTGGGTGCCGACCGGATCGAGATCGACGTCGTCGCGACGAGTGACGGCGAGATCGTCGTCTTCCACGACGAGCGACTCGACGACCTCACGGACGGATCGGGACCCGTCGCCGAGACGCCCGCGGAGACGGTCCTCGACGCCGAGGTCCTCGGCTCCGGCGAGACGGTTCCGACGCTCGCGGGGGCGCTCGAAGCGGCCGACCCGAACGTCACCATGAACATCGAGTTTAAGGCGTCCGGCCCGCTCTCCTGGACGGAGTTCGCGGAGCGCGTCCTGCGTATCGCGTCGTGCGAGTCGGAGCGGTTCTACGTCTCCTCGTTCGACCCGGACGCGCTCCGGGCGGTGAAAGACGTCTCGCCGCGCGTCGACGTGGCTCCGATCTTCGGGCGAAACACTACCGAGAACCTGGAGGTCGCCCGCGAACTCGACGCCCAGGCGGTCAACTGCTCGCTCGGAGTGCTCGACGGCGACCTCGTCGAGACGGCCCACGACGAGGGTCGGGAGGTGAACGTCTGGACAGTCGACACGTGGCGGGAAGCGCGCGCCCCGATCGAGTTGGGCGCGGACGGACTGATCGCCGACTACCCGAACATGACGACCTTCGCCACGGGCGGGCCGCGCGGGTCCGGGCCGAATCAGTAG
- a CDS encoding short-chain fatty acid transporter, with amino-acid sequence MSSDEQSQIEGTLLQRTGARLSERVERWMPSPFIFAILLTYIVFIIGILVEGAGPVQMVQYWFDGFWVLLSFTMQAVLILVTGFVLAYHPFIQNQIKRLLSIPSTARQGLLLVSLIAMVTAWFHWGLGLIVGALLAREMGRQANERGLNIHYPLLCVAGYMGLALTWNMGLSGASVLLMNTPGNIFIEQGIIDQLVPVTETIFHPYMVSLLVISIAYSMVVLYFLSPPDSQSEGITEFLPESELTEANVRAGETTATDGSGEEGPEKDRVGDDAPDSPTPSDKMNNSRLIGGVIAVTGVVFAIYTFATRGLNALNLNTVNFAFLFIGFALFTSPQAYEERFAEAIDSTGDIILQFPFYAGIIGMTQNSGLAETIAESIVSFAGPETYPAAVVIISALVNTFVPSGGGEWTVIGPIVVPAAQDLGVPLGQTLVAYTFGASLADLVQPFWALPLLAITDMRARDIFGYAIMMLLLMLPFVLIAVIVIPYAGGFWTSIVPF; translated from the coding sequence ATGAGTTCGGACGAACAATCGCAGATCGAAGGGACGCTGTTACAACGCACGGGTGCCCGTCTCTCCGAACGCGTCGAACGGTGGATGCCGAGCCCGTTCATCTTCGCCATCCTCCTCACGTACATCGTCTTCATCATCGGTATCCTGGTCGAGGGAGCCGGTCCGGTGCAGATGGTTCAGTACTGGTTCGACGGCTTCTGGGTGTTGCTGTCGTTTACTATGCAAGCAGTATTGATCCTGGTGACCGGCTTCGTGCTGGCCTATCACCCGTTCATCCAGAACCAGATCAAGCGACTGCTCTCGATTCCCTCGACCGCGAGACAGGGGCTTCTGCTGGTGTCGCTGATAGCGATGGTGACGGCGTGGTTCCACTGGGGTCTCGGCCTCATCGTCGGCGCGCTGCTGGCGCGCGAGATGGGCCGTCAGGCGAACGAACGGGGACTGAACATCCACTACCCGCTGCTCTGCGTGGCCGGGTATATGGGACTCGCGCTGACCTGGAACATGGGTCTCTCGGGGGCGTCCGTCCTCCTGATGAACACCCCGGGTAACATCTTCATCGAGCAGGGGATCATCGACCAGCTCGTCCCCGTCACCGAGACGATATTCCACCCGTACATGGTGTCGCTGCTGGTCATCAGCATCGCCTACTCGATGGTCGTGCTCTACTTCCTCTCGCCGCCCGACTCCCAGTCGGAGGGAATCACCGAGTTCCTGCCGGAGAGCGAGCTGACCGAGGCGAACGTCCGGGCCGGCGAGACGACCGCGACCGACGGGTCGGGAGAGGAGGGTCCCGAGAAGGACCGCGTCGGCGACGACGCACCGGACTCCCCGACGCCGTCCGACAAGATGAACAACAGCCGCCTTATCGGCGGCGTCATCGCGGTGACCGGCGTCGTCTTCGCCATATACACGTTCGCGACGAGAGGGCTGAACGCGCTGAACCTCAACACGGTGAACTTCGCGTTCCTGTTCATCGGGTTCGCCCTGTTCACGAGCCCGCAGGCCTACGAGGAGCGGTTCGCCGAGGCCATCGACTCGACCGGCGACATCATCCTCCAGTTCCCCTTCTACGCGGGGATCATCGGGATGACGCAAAACTCCGGTCTCGCGGAGACTATCGCGGAATCGATCGTGAGCTTCGCGGGGCCGGAGACGTACCCGGCCGCAGTGGTCATCATCTCGGCGCTCGTCAACACGTTCGTCCCGTCGGGCGGCGGCGAGTGGACCGTCATCGGACCCATCGTCGTCCCCGCGGCACAGGACCTCGGCGTTCCGCTGGGGCAGACGCTGGTCGCCTACACGTTCGGCGCGTCGCTCGCGGACCTCGTCCAGCCGTTCTGGGCGCTCCCGCTGCTGGCGATCACCGACATGCGCGCCCGGGACATCTTCGGCTACGCGATCATGATGCTGTTGCTGATGCTCCCGTTCGTCCTCATCGCCGTCATCGTCATCCCGTACGCCGGCGGCTTCTGGACGAGTATCGTGCCGTTCTAA